From a region of the Paenibacillus lutimineralis genome:
- a CDS encoding TetR/AcrR family transcriptional regulator, which produces MMESSRDRRVLRTKAIIRSAFTDLIEEKGFDALTVKDITTRAEINRGTFYLHYRDKYDLLEQSEQELIQGLIGILSTMKPVVLNDLVDIEQILPQIVRVFEYLGEHADFLKTILGPKGDPSFHALLRKMMSEHLFEKNVVPFIRKENALVPTNYLVSYIASAHFGIIQEWLMQGRQESPQEIASIMFKLSARGPLYAAGVIKDSKQVTDRR; this is translated from the coding sequence ATCATGGAATCATCAAGAGACCGACGGGTTCTCCGTACAAAAGCCATCATTCGCTCAGCATTCACTGATCTAATCGAAGAAAAAGGCTTCGATGCGCTGACAGTTAAGGATATTACAACAAGGGCGGAGATTAATCGTGGGACCTTCTATCTGCATTACCGCGATAAATATGATCTTCTGGAGCAAAGCGAGCAAGAACTGATCCAGGGCCTGATCGGGATCCTAAGCACGATGAAGCCTGTCGTTCTGAATGATCTAGTAGATATCGAGCAAATTCTGCCGCAAATTGTGAGAGTATTTGAGTATTTGGGCGAACATGCCGACTTCCTGAAGACGATTCTCGGTCCCAAGGGAGACCCTTCCTTTCATGCACTGCTTAGAAAAATGATGTCCGAGCATTTATTTGAGAAAAATGTGGTTCCGTTCATCCGTAAAGAAAATGCGCTGGTACCGACGAATTATCTGGTCTCTTATATTGCCTCGGCACACTTCGGCATTATTCAGGAATGGTTGATGCAAGGGCGCCAGGAGTCGCCGCAGGAAATCGCATCAATTATGTTCAAGCTGTCCGCTCGCGGCCCTCTATATGCAGCAGGTGTGATCAAAGATTCCAAGCAAGTTACTGATCGGAGGTAA
- a CDS encoding class I SAM-dependent methyltransferase yields MNKQKLIRKFDKQSALYEENTRKRMLKEWRQHLIEGIYGDVLEIAVGTGANFPYYDMTSVRLTAADFSPMMLKRAAGIADELQMQVNFIESDIEKLQLPGQSFDGIVSTLSLCGYDDPVQVLRNIKRWCRPGGQIRLMEHGLGSNILLQSAQHVVNPIARKISGCHWNRDIVQMVKDSSLQIERMERHWGGMIHLIWART; encoded by the coding sequence ATGAATAAGCAGAAGCTGATCCGAAAATTTGATAAACAGTCGGCATTATATGAGGAAAATACGCGTAAACGGATGCTAAAAGAGTGGCGGCAGCATCTTATTGAGGGTATCTATGGAGACGTGCTGGAGATCGCCGTCGGTACAGGGGCTAACTTTCCGTATTATGATATGACTAGCGTTCGTCTAACCGCGGCGGACTTCAGCCCAATGATGCTTAAGCGTGCAGCCGGAATCGCAGATGAGCTGCAAATGCAGGTTAATTTTATCGAGAGCGATATAGAAAAATTGCAGCTTCCTGGGCAATCCTTCGATGGCATTGTATCTACCCTCTCCTTATGCGGCTATGACGATCCGGTACAGGTTCTCCGCAATATTAAGCGATGGTGCCGGCCTGGCGGGCAGATCCGCCTGATGGAACATGGGCTTGGAAGCAATATCTTGTTGCAATCGGCCCAGCACGTTGTCAATCCAATCGCCCGCAAAATATCCGGCTGCCACTGGAACCGTGACATCGTTCAGATGGTCAAAGATTCTAGCCTACAAATCGAACGAATGGAGCGGCATTGGGGCGGTATGATTCATCTGATTTGGGCGCGAACTTGA
- a CDS encoding GNAT family N-acetyltransferase — MEITTERLIIRPFKSTDLQDVFAIYNNDDTCKFLLHNKWTHEDMHKRFNKKLANNVLTKESILSLAVIYKTKVVGDLSVWYTDMKDTVEIGYSFSNGVAGRGLATEAVSSLVFKLFDEFNVHRIQANLDARNTASQKLCERIGMRKEAHFIQDFWNKNEWTDSIVYGMLPSDL; from the coding sequence TTGGAAATCACAACAGAAAGATTAATAATTAGACCTTTTAAGAGTACTGATTTACAGGATGTATTTGCTATTTATAATAATGATGATACATGTAAGTTCCTATTACATAATAAGTGGACTCATGAAGATATGCATAAAAGATTTAATAAGAAGCTAGCAAACAATGTACTCACTAAAGAATCAATATTAAGCTTGGCAGTTATATACAAGACTAAAGTAGTGGGTGATCTATCCGTATGGTACACAGATATGAAAGACACTGTTGAGATTGGTTATAGTTTTTCAAATGGAGTAGCTGGGAGAGGTTTGGCTACAGAAGCAGTAAGTAGTTTGGTATTTAAATTATTTGATGAATTTAATGTACATCGTATACAAGCTAATCTTGATGCACGTAATACAGCTTCACAAAAATTGTGTGAACGAATAGGCATGAGAAAGGAAGCCCATTTTATACAAGATTTTTGGAATAAAAATGAATGGACAGATAGTATTGTATATGGTATGTTACCCTCCGATTTGTAG
- a CDS encoding alpha/beta hydrolase codes for MTIVIIAIIVLLLILFTITSFYFYRVAIARTTKEFMNDSPDLQPSVLSEAANEFLNEDREWWKNQSFEVWEMDSNDGIHLHAYYLAAREHSGKTAIIAHGYSGSAMEMSGFAKLYYERLGYNILLPDGRAHGQSGGHYIGFGWPERKDYLKWIQRAIDVNGADTQIVLHGVSMGGATVMMTSGEKLPANVKAVVEDCGYTSVKDELSFQLKRMYHLPAFPILHATSLLTKLRAGYFFGEASALKQVRNSQTPTLFIHGDNDMFVPTEMVHTVYENSPVEKELYIVPGAGHAEAYRVNQEQYEMVVARFIGRFVK; via the coding sequence ATGACTATCGTAATTATAGCCATAATTGTACTATTATTGATCCTATTTACTATCACAAGCTTCTATTTCTATCGTGTTGCAATTGCGCGGACGACGAAGGAATTCATGAACGATAGTCCGGACTTGCAGCCGAGTGTTCTATCAGAAGCCGCCAACGAGTTCCTGAATGAGGACCGGGAATGGTGGAAGAATCAGAGCTTTGAGGTCTGGGAAATGGATTCGAACGACGGGATTCACCTACATGCTTATTATTTGGCAGCCCGCGAGCATTCAGGCAAGACGGCGATCATCGCGCATGGCTATTCTGGCAGTGCTATGGAGATGAGCGGCTTCGCTAAGCTGTACTATGAGCGGCTAGGTTATAATATCCTGCTTCCGGATGGCAGAGCGCATGGGCAGAGCGGAGGCCATTATATCGGCTTTGGCTGGCCGGAGCGCAAGGATTATCTGAAATGGATTCAGCGTGCTATCGACGTAAATGGAGCGGATACTCAGATCGTCTTGCATGGTGTATCGATGGGCGGAGCTACAGTGATGATGACGAGCGGGGAGAAGCTGCCCGCTAATGTGAAGGCGGTTGTGGAGGATTGCGGTTATACGTCGGTGAAGGACGAGCTATCTTTCCAATTGAAGCGGATGTATCATCTGCCAGCATTTCCAATACTGCACGCCACAAGTCTGTTAACGAAGCTGCGGGCCGGATACTTCTTCGGAGAGGCGTCAGCCTTGAAGCAAGTAAGGAATTCGCAGACCCCAACGCTGTTCATTCATGGCGATAATGACATGTTTGTTCCAACCGAGATGGTACATACCGTTTATGAGAACAGTCCGGTGGAGAAAGAGCTGTACATCGTTCCGGGAGCGGGACATGCCGAAGCATACCGCGTGAATCAGGAGCAATATGAGATGGTAGTGGCCCGCTTTATCGGGCGTTTTGTAAAGTAA